The following proteins come from a genomic window of Gordonia westfalica:
- a CDS encoding AMP-binding protein, giving the protein MSFTSPFPDVEIPEVSVHEFLFGTIADDELGRTALVDPKSGAVTSYGELIAQIDAVAGWLASRGVGVGDVVGILSPNIPAFATVFHGILRAGATATTINALFTASEIAKQLRDSGAKMLVTISPMFEEAKAAADEVGLPAENLIVLDAAGQADSGHPNAADVIGARLPAPQVSFDPATHVAVLPYSSGTTGNPKGVALSHRNLVANVAQLKPLQGMTPDDVVIAVLPFFHIYGMTVLLNAALFNRSSLVVMPRFDLVEFLENIQNHKVTMAYIAPPVAVALAKHPIVDNYDLSSLHTMMSGAAPLDDELGQAVAKRLDLHMLQGYGMSELSPVSHIIPFDTQATLGREDPPLSSTGWPVPNTVNKVVDPATGEDIPLPQEGLSEPGELWVKGPNVMLGYLNNEQATADTIDADGFLHTGDLAQVDPTGCVFIVDRLKELIKYKGYQVPPAELEALLLTNDKIADAAVIGVIDAESGEEIPKAFVVRQPDAEIGEAEVIEFVASKVAPHKKVRAVEFIEAIPKSASGKILRKDLRA; this is encoded by the coding sequence GTGAGTTTCACCAGTCCGTTCCCCGATGTCGAGATCCCCGAGGTCAGCGTCCACGAGTTCCTGTTCGGCACGATCGCCGACGACGAGCTCGGACGGACCGCTCTGGTCGACCCGAAATCCGGTGCGGTGACGTCGTATGGGGAACTCATCGCCCAGATCGACGCGGTCGCCGGATGGCTGGCGTCGCGCGGGGTCGGGGTGGGGGACGTGGTGGGAATCCTGTCGCCGAACATCCCGGCGTTCGCGACCGTGTTCCACGGCATTCTGCGGGCCGGCGCCACGGCGACGACGATCAACGCGTTGTTCACCGCGTCCGAGATCGCCAAGCAGCTGCGGGATTCGGGTGCGAAGATGCTGGTGACGATCTCGCCGATGTTCGAGGAGGCGAAGGCGGCCGCCGACGAGGTGGGACTGCCGGCGGAGAACCTGATCGTGCTCGACGCTGCGGGGCAGGCGGATTCGGGTCATCCCAATGCGGCCGACGTGATCGGCGCGAGACTGCCCGCACCGCAGGTGTCCTTCGATCCGGCCACCCATGTGGCGGTGCTGCCCTACAGCTCCGGAACCACCGGCAATCCGAAGGGCGTCGCCCTCTCGCACCGGAACCTGGTGGCGAACGTCGCCCAGTTGAAGCCGTTGCAGGGCATGACCCCGGACGACGTGGTGATCGCGGTGCTGCCGTTCTTCCACATCTACGGAATGACCGTGCTGCTCAACGCGGCGCTGTTCAATCGCTCCTCGCTGGTGGTCATGCCGCGCTTCGACCTGGTGGAGTTCCTGGAGAACATCCAGAACCACAAGGTCACGATGGCCTACATCGCCCCGCCGGTCGCGGTGGCGCTCGCGAAGCATCCGATCGTGGACAACTACGACCTGTCCTCGCTGCACACGATGATGTCGGGAGCTGCACCGCTCGATGACGAACTCGGACAGGCAGTGGCCAAGCGTCTGGACCTGCACATGCTGCAGGGCTACGGCATGAGCGAGCTGTCCCCGGTGTCCCACATCATCCCGTTCGACACCCAGGCCACGCTGGGGCGTGAGGACCCGCCGCTGTCGTCGACCGGGTGGCCGGTGCCGAACACGGTGAACAAGGTCGTCGACCCGGCCACCGGCGAGGACATCCCGCTGCCGCAGGAAGGACTCTCCGAACCGGGTGAGCTGTGGGTGAAGGGGCCGAACGTGATGCTCGGTTACCTCAACAACGAGCAGGCCACGGCCGACACGATCGATGCCGACGGCTTCCTGCACACCGGTGATCTGGCGCAGGTCGACCCGACCGGCTGTGTGTTCATCGTCGATCGGCTCAAGGAGCTGATCAAGTACAAGGGTTATCAGGTGCCGCCGGCGGAGCTGGAGGCGTTGCTGCTGACCAATGACAAGATCGCCGACGCCGCGGTGATCGGTGTGATCGATGCCGAGTCGGGGGAGGAGATCCCCAAGGCGTTCGTGGTGCGTCAGCCGGATGCGGAGATCGGCGAGGCCGAGGTGATCGAGTTCGTGGCGTCGAAGGTGGCCCCGCACAAGAAGGTTCGTGCGGTGGAGTTCATCGAGGCGATCCCGAAGTCGGCGTCGGGCAAGATCCTGCGCAAGGACCTGCGGGCGTAG
- a CDS encoding CaiB/BaiF CoA transferase family protein, translating into MSGPLAGVRVVEMPGLGPTPHAAMMLADLGADVIRVRRPGPEAPGPDGLVGADAGLYRSRRSVEADLKDPADLARIREMIVRADILVEGFRPGVMERLGLGPEICDDASQLVYARMTGWGQDGDRAMLAGHDINYLAVTGVLEAMGPAGAPPVPPLSLVGDFGGGSMLLVVGVLAALHDRSRTGRGQVVDAAMVDGAGLLAQLQWSWKAAGRWVSRSEGNLLDGSAPFYATYECADGRFVAVGALEEKFWRNLIGTLGLGDLPDRWDRAHWPVISAALAARFATRSRDEWTDEFAGVDACLTPVLDFDEAAADPVARQRVAYMSVDDAVQPAPAPRFSRTVLPTPSGSSTVDLTQILDQWSTYSPVEVS; encoded by the coding sequence GTGAGCGGTCCGCTCGCCGGTGTGCGGGTCGTCGAGATGCCGGGACTGGGTCCGACGCCGCACGCGGCGATGATGCTCGCCGACCTCGGTGCCGACGTCATCCGGGTTCGACGCCCCGGCCCCGAGGCGCCGGGCCCGGACGGCCTCGTCGGGGCAGACGCCGGTCTGTACCGATCACGCCGCAGCGTCGAGGCCGACCTCAAGGACCCCGCCGACCTGGCTCGCATCCGCGAGATGATCGTGCGCGCGGACATCCTCGTCGAGGGTTTCCGGCCGGGCGTCATGGAACGTCTCGGACTCGGACCCGAGATCTGCGACGACGCATCGCAACTCGTCTATGCCCGGATGACCGGGTGGGGACAGGACGGCGACCGCGCGATGCTCGCCGGCCACGACATCAACTACCTCGCGGTGACCGGTGTGCTGGAGGCGATGGGCCCCGCCGGCGCGCCTCCGGTACCGCCGTTGTCGCTGGTCGGCGACTTCGGCGGGGGATCGATGCTGCTCGTGGTCGGCGTGCTGGCTGCGCTGCACGACCGGTCGCGGACCGGGCGCGGGCAGGTTGTCGACGCGGCGATGGTCGACGGCGCCGGTCTGCTCGCGCAACTGCAGTGGTCGTGGAAGGCGGCCGGCCGCTGGGTGTCCCGGTCGGAGGGAAATCTCCTCGACGGTTCGGCACCCTTCTACGCGACGTACGAGTGCGCGGACGGCAGGTTCGTCGCCGTCGGAGCACTCGAGGAGAAGTTCTGGCGCAACCTCATCGGCACCCTCGGCCTCGGTGATCTGCCCGACCGCTGGGACCGCGCGCACTGGCCGGTCATCTCCGCCGCGCTCGCCGCACGGTTCGCGACGCGCAGCCGGGACGAGTGGACCGACGAGTTCGCCGGCGTCGACGCGTGTCTGACCCCGGTTCTCGATTTCGACGAGGCGGCCGCCGATCCTGTTGCGCGGCAACGGGTTGCCTACATGTCGGTCGACGACGCCGTGCAGCCCGCGCCCGCGCCTCGGTTCTCCCGCACCGTCCTGCCCACGCCGTCAGGTTCCTCGACCGTCGACCTGACGCAGATTCTCGATCAATGGTCGACCTATTCACCCGTGGAGGTGTCGTGA
- a CDS encoding TetR/AcrR family transcriptional regulator has translation MEPLRAEDDAAEAVSTAAVAAERPRTRRDEIVEAAARYFAEHGYANAGMRDIAEAVGMRGASLYNHFHSKEEILFAIALRMTEDPQQDLLVLDGEGGPVQRLTALVEAHVRRLARYRVEHLVALRELSALTPDHRRVVTDYRKYYQRRIRDVIEAGARMGVFEVRDAHQSAIAVLDLMNGISWWLRDEHDVDQLVGDYVDFTIRGILHHQADS, from the coding sequence ATGGAACCCCTCAGGGCTGAGGACGACGCCGCCGAGGCCGTCTCGACAGCGGCGGTGGCGGCGGAGCGTCCGCGGACCCGCCGCGACGAGATAGTGGAGGCCGCCGCACGGTATTTCGCCGAGCACGGTTATGCCAACGCGGGGATGCGCGACATCGCCGAGGCCGTCGGCATGCGAGGTGCGAGTCTCTACAACCACTTCCACTCCAAAGAGGAGATCCTCTTCGCCATCGCGTTGCGGATGACCGAGGACCCGCAGCAGGATCTGCTGGTGCTCGACGGCGAGGGCGGGCCGGTCCAGCGACTCACCGCCCTGGTCGAGGCGCATGTCCGCAGGCTCGCGCGGTACCGGGTGGAACACCTGGTGGCGCTGCGGGAACTGTCGGCGCTGACACCGGATCATCGCCGGGTGGTCACCGACTACCGCAAGTACTACCAGCGGCGCATCCGCGATGTGATCGAGGCGGGTGCCCGGATGGGCGTATTCGAGGTGCGCGACGCGCATCAGTCCGCGATCGCGGTGCTCGACCTGATGAACGGCATCAGCTGGTGGCTGCGTGACGAGCACGATGTGGACCAGTTGGTCGGCGACTACGTCGATTTCACGATCCGCGGGATACTCCACCATCAGGCGGATTCGTGA